Below is a genomic region from Eupeodes corollae chromosome 1, idEupCoro1.1, whole genome shotgun sequence.
GTCATCaatctataattttattaaaataaaagagctTACTGTCGAAAACAGATTCTTGCTCAGATACATTAAATGAATGAAACTACTTTACCGATTTAAGTCAATTTCCATTGAATTCAGTTTGCCGTCGGCAAATACGTGTATCTAAATGACAAAATCCAAtgcataaatataatattaacaattagaattttaattacttaattGTTAAAGATATtggtatattttaatatataattaacttgaacaaaaaaaaaaacaatcttaacaATAGTTAATACAGCCATTAGCGCACAAAGCATAGGTTTAGGTTAAGTATACACGATCGACCGCAATGATAATctcattcaattaaataaaatagaaaatccaTAAATCTccataaattaattcaaactcCAAGCAAGAAGCAACGAAATGTGTCTAAGCTCTTTGCACAAAACGAAACACAATTTGTACACAGATATTGTAAATTCTCGAGATTCATCTTTGAATCTGAGtgatgattaaaacaaaaaagaaataatgtatCTTTTTCAATTGATCTCAGAAACTGATCGTGATGCATTCCATTTTTGAACTTCGAACATACATTGCTTCGTTGGTGTAGCTTGAGAATGTATCGAGTTATTCAAAAATCACGTTAAATTAACAATAACTGCTTCGATATCAATCAAGCTCTGTGTGGATTCCAATGGGCtataaaagatacattttattaacatttgaatagatacatacataaagCCATGAGAGTGAGAATGGGAATGTGTGTGTGATTCGTATCTTTTGTAGTAATTATTAGATACTTTAAGTTTATTGTGGTAATTGTTGTTGTGCCTTTTGCAAAGTAGAATGTGTTCATGATTGACGTTTCAATTGTCATTAAGTCAAACTGACTTAGTACTTAGTACAACAAActtgaaagtaaaataaaccTACTTAGAGCAGaaatgaagaaacaaaattgaatgtaAATTGGACTGAGTGGGATAGGGTTGCATTTAGATTGGCGCTATAAAACTGAGTGATGTGCTGTGCCTGTGATGGTGATTCAGGGGGACTTTGAGTGGGGCAAGGGGGCTTATAAATTAGCGGAGGAGTTAATCGTGACTAATTGAGTGCGATCAAAGGAAATGGTGTTGAAGTAAATATGACATTAAACATCGCTCGTTCGGAATAAAAACGGGTTGGGgaggttgtttatttttataatattaagtgagtgggttatttttaaaagaaacagaaaatgaagaaagaattaaaataatattaaaaaacaagggGAGTGACCTTAAATTTTTTGCCATCAATGGAGTCTTAGGATAAATCATACATTTTACGAAACTTTCCAAATTTCAGaccttattatttttgaatcagtttaaattataaaagttttgaagacACAATTACTAACACACAATTTTGTATGCTTTTACAGTGCTCTTCCAAATCCACGTCCACGATCAACTGAATCGGCAAATTCCAGTGAACGTTGTCCATCGCACGATTCAACATCATCAGCCGAAAATGGCAGCGCCAGTGGCAATGCCTCCAATATGCATCCAATTTCACCCAATTCAGCATTTCCATCAATGATTCCACCTTCGCCAAATAATAGTAATTCATCCCACCACcaccaacagcagcagcaccttcaccatcatcatcagcagcagcaacagcaacagcatcaccatcatcagcaacaacaaccaccaCCGTCCATGGAAGCTTACCTGCATATGGTTGCTGCTGCAGCTCAACAATACGCCCAGTTTCCACTCGGAGGAGGACGAATGCCAATGCCAATTCCACCAGCAGCCACAGCTGATCCACACTTTAAGTTGCCACCTCAAGCTTCGCCAACTGCATCGAGCATCAAATCAGAGGCtttggattttcgaacaaatTTCAAGCGTTCGTCTTCGGAAGATGATGAGGACGAAATAGAGGACGCTGAAGAAATGGAAGATATCCAGGAAGACGGAAATCCACTTGATTTGTCCACAAGTTCTCGCAAGCGTAGCGCCGATGAAGATGACTCACCCGGAGGTGGTGGCGGCGCTCAGATTGCACATCAAACCAAAAAGTTGTACAAAGGCACTCCACCGCCGACCACACCTCCAGCACAGACTGCAGCAGCTCCCCTTATGTCAAGTGTAAATCCATATCTTGCAGCTGTTGCCGCAGCCAACATATTCCAAAACGGTCCATACCCGTCGGGTGGATGGAATGGCAAGAATGACTTGGTCATTGATCCTACCAGTTGCTTGGAGAAAATGACGGACCTGGTGAAGGGGCCGCGGAAAGAAAAATCCCCTCGTCAGCAGACTCCAGTGCCACAGGCTCCACCGGCCGCAGCTCCTATTCCATCAAATGAAGGTGTTATGGCTTCAAAGGGTAGACATAATATCTGGCAATCGCACTGGCAGAACAAAGGGGTCGCAAGCAGTGTTTTCCGCTGTGTTTGGTGCAAACAAAGCTTCGCAACTCTCGAAGCTCTTACGACCCACATGAAGGACAGCAAACACTGCGGAGTAAATGTTCCTCCATTCAGTAATCTCCCCAACACCGAACGGCCACCGCAGCAGCCCCAGATGCAAAACCATCAGCAAATGCGAAAACCGTCTTCACAGCAGCCAATGCATCAGTCCAAGTCGAATTATAGCAACTATCCTTCGAATCGAGATCCAAATACTCCGTTGCCAAGAAAGCTTGTCCGAGGACAGAATGTATGGCTGGGAAAAGGTGTCGAGCAAGCTATGCAGATCCTAAAATGCATGCGATGTGGAGAGAGTTTCCGATCTCTAGGCGAAATGACCAAACACATGCAGGAGACTCAGCATTATACCAACATCTTGTCCCAGGAACAAACCATCTCAATGAAATCTTCAGGATCGAACGTCGGTGGTGACGGGAAAGACGCCATGAGCTCTGAGGAAAGTAGAACTCTGAGTGCGGTGCTCACGTGCAAGGTGTGTGACAAGGCATTCTCCTCGCTGGGAGATCTTAGCAACCACATGGCCAAGAACAATCACTACGCTGAACCATTGATGCAATCTATGGCAGGTGGTGGAGCTGCGGGACGCAAGCGCCAGGTCCAAAAGAAACGAGAGAAGTCTCTGCCTGTTCGAAAACTGCTCGAAATGAAGGGTGCTGCTGCAGCTCACGCCGATGCAGTCGATGCCATGGAAGCCAAAATGAATCGAAACGAAAAGATGGAAGCAGCGATGTTTGCCGAACGAATGAGGCAGTACATTTGTGGGGTCAAGGCTGAAGCTGCCCCAGAGGAGATCAATAAGTCACCAATCATGCTGAAAAAATCCCCAGAACAAGAGATGAAAAACGGTACAGCTAAACCGGGATCCTCGTCAGTGCTGAGTGCAATCGAGCAAATGTTTACGACAAGCTTTGACACTCCCACTAGACATAACAACGCTCCGCAGCCAGTGAATGCAACTAACAAGAATACATCCCCAGTTGCATCGAGCATTCTCAAGAGGTTAGGCATTGATGAAACCGTCGATTACAACAAACCACTGATGGACATCCAAGATCCCTACTACCATCATTATGCTCGTTACACCAGCAGCGAACGAAGCGCCAGCGAATGCAGTGCTGATAACCATGAAGCTGCTCAGAAGACCAAAGCTCGATCAGAAACTCCTGAGAAATTGGAGCCTAATCTACAAATAAAGAAAGAAGAACCCGAAGAAAAGGAGA
It encodes:
- the LOC129942661 gene encoding protein teashirt, producing the protein MLHEALMLEIYRQALNAGALPNPRPRSTESANSSERCPSHDSTSSAENGSASGNASNMHPISPNSAFPSMIPPSPNNSNSSHHHQQQQHLHHHHQQQQQQQHHHHQQQQPPPSMEAYLHMVAAAAQQYAQFPLGGGRMPMPIPPAATADPHFKLPPQASPTASSIKSEALDFRTNFKRSSSEDDEDEIEDAEEMEDIQEDGNPLDLSTSSRKRSADEDDSPGGGGGAQIAHQTKKLYKGTPPPTTPPAQTAAAPLMSSVNPYLAAVAAANIFQNGPYPSGGWNGKNDLVIDPTSCLEKMTDLVKGPRKEKSPRQQTPVPQAPPAAAPIPSNEGVMASKGRHNIWQSHWQNKGVASSVFRCVWCKQSFATLEALTTHMKDSKHCGVNVPPFSNLPNTERPPQQPQMQNHQQMRKPSSQQPMHQSKSNYSNYPSNRDPNTPLPRKLVRGQNVWLGKGVEQAMQILKCMRCGESFRSLGEMTKHMQETQHYTNILSQEQTISMKSSGSNVGGDGKDAMSSEESRTLSAVLTCKVCDKAFSSLGDLSNHMAKNNHYAEPLMQSMAGGGAAGRKRQVQKKREKSLPVRKLLEMKGAAAAHADAVDAMEAKMNRNEKMEAAMFAERMRQYICGVKAEAAPEEINKSPIMLKKSPEQEMKNGTAKPGSSSVLSAIEQMFTTSFDTPTRHNNAPQPVNATNKNTSPVASSILKRLGIDETVDYNKPLMDIQDPYYHHYARYTSSERSASECSADNHEAAQKTKARSETPEKLEPNLQIKKEEPEEKENSEEEERNEEKPKIPSQASTPNGELNLSTTDRNHEASPKAAASPESNRSGTPKSPASSHKSFGGDGEKKYPSDSLNALSSMFDSLSSVGSARSQHQQQQQQQQQPTIVKSEESLSAASNSLAALRQFCDQKEKTA